One window of Vitis riparia cultivar Riparia Gloire de Montpellier isolate 1030 chromosome 5, EGFV_Vit.rip_1.0, whole genome shotgun sequence genomic DNA carries:
- the LOC117915338 gene encoding ctenidin-3-like, protein MSTKINRVRERLVVRRGDGGGGSKGGGDGGNEGSGGGVNGGRGGGGSEGGTAGGKGPRLGTCGGSNNDPACGGGGGGSSGSGGGGSSGGNSGSRKK, encoded by the coding sequence ATGTCAACTAAAATTAATCGTGTGCGAGAGCGACTAGTTGTTAGGCGTGGTGATGGTGGCGGTGGCAGCAAGGGCGGGGGAGATGGAGGGAACGAGGGCAGCGGAGGTGGAGTGAATGGGGGCAGAGGAGGTGGTGGAAGCGAGGGTGGTACTGCTGGTGGGAAGGGCCCAAGACTTGGCACCTGTGGAGGTAGCAACAACGATCCCGcttgtggtggtggtggtggcggtTCCAGtggtagtggtggtggtggttccAGTGGTGGTAATTCTGGCAGTCGCAAGAAGTAG
- the LOC117915311 gene encoding uncharacterized protein LOC117915311 has translation MGGLKKNDCLLKPGFAFCSYWATWRAGAKRQESLYGEPPSLGIPRQMCRFNDSVFLNAWDTEVLSLINIRLWTPVAFSYCIFLVIASFVCCFVFACERTGSIQVVTVTAFVVFDPVFEFTLDCASSLYWKMSATKEVTSARPSGDARAEKSVEKLDVKEFRDRFCVPNGVSVELFDGEGVLPEKPENNAILFTKEQFNAGLRFPVPSLLKEFLHFTQIPPVYVHPNMIRVLMGCSILSMLFNLDLSLLEVLFVYSIKKVKSNIFSFVASLPSLQLVTNLPDSNKKAAKGQVLVKGVWAGCLSIRTGPLFPISH, from the exons atgggcgggttaaaaaagaatgattgcCTCTTAAAACCGGGGTTCGCTTTTTGTTCTTACTGGGCCACGTGGCGAGCTGGGGCGAAAAGACAGGAGAGCCTTTATGGCGAGCCGCCGTCTCTGGGTATTCCTAGGCAAATGTGTCGGTTTAATGATAGCGTTTTTCTGAACGCTTGGGATACTGAGGTGCTGTCTCTTATAAATATCAGGCTGTGGACTCCCGTTGCTTTTTCTTACTGCATCTTCCTTGTCATCGCTTCATTTGTCTGCTGTTTTGTCTTTGCTTGTGAGCGTACCGGCAGCATTCAGGTGGTGACGGTGACTGCATTTGTGGTTTTCGACCCTGTTTTCGAGTTTACACTTG ATTGTGCTTCATCTTTGTACTGGAAAATGTCTGCTACCAAGGAAGTTACTTCAGCTCGCCCGTCTGGTGACGCTCGTGCTGAAAAGTCTGTAGAAAAGTTGGATGTAAAAGAATTTCGCGATCGGTTTTGCGTTCCTAATGGCGTGTCTGTAGAGCTGTTTGATGGAGAGGGCGTGTTGCCTGAGAAGCCGGAAAATAACGCGATACTCTTTACCAAGGAGCAGTTTAATGCTGGGCTTCGATTCCCTGTCCCGTCTCTGCTCAAGGAATTTCTGCATTTCACCCAGATTCCTCCAGTGTACGTACATCCCAACATGATccgggtgctgatggggtgcaGCATCCTGAGCATGCTGTTCAACTTGGACCTCTCATTACTGGAGGTTCTTTTCGTTTACTCGATCAAGAAAGTGAAGAGTAACATCTTCAGCTTCGTCGCCAGCCTTCCATCCCTGCAACTGGTGACAAACCTACCAGATTCGAATAAAAAGGCCGCCAAGGGGCAGGTGCTGGTCAAGGGCGTATGGGCAGGTTGTCTGAGCATCCGGACAGGCCCTTTGTTCCCAATCAGTCACTGA
- the LOC117914098 gene encoding golgin subfamily A member 6-like protein 7, translated as MEEKLKQIPSVADAGVPSALMFETVETLVSGLRGMVLQRNLLSDLLETAEYTKSFVSQRKNDEEKLRLRVEQAEASSSTAREENKVLREENEVLREKNEVLREEVAEVKSREDSMEVRLFEAEEEMALLRREVRHLRTEVSIERRQREELQLRLSTQKEELEGEFAAERGELEAEYQKQVDEMYLFGYRCCMKKHGIKRDVPSIPPGELEKLHSKPAQ; from the exons ATGGAAGAGAAGCTAAAACAGATTCCCTCTGTTGCAGACGCTGGGGTACCTTCAGCCCTGATGTTCGAGACAGTAGAGACG CTGGTGAGTGGCCTTCGCGGTATGGTTCTTCAACGCAATCTTCTTTCTGACCTGCTGGAGACTGCTGAGTATACAAAATCTTTTGTGTCTCAgcgaaaaaatgatgaagagaaatTGCGCTTGAGAGTGGAGCAGGCTGAAGCCAGTTCATCTACTGCTCGAGAGGAGAACAAGGTTCTTCGGGAGGAGAACGAGGTTCTTCGAGAGAAGAACGAGGTTCTTCGAGAGGAGGTTGCTGAGGTAAAGAGCCGGGAGGATTCTATGGAAGTTCGCCTGTTTGAGGCGGAGGAGGAGATGGCTCTTTTGAGGAGGGAGGTGAGGCACCTCCGGACAGAGGTGTCTATTGAGAGACGGCAGAGAGAAGAGTTGCAGTTGCGTTTGTCAACGCAAAAGGAAGAGCTGGAGGGTGAATTTGCTGCGGAGAGGGGGGAACTTGAAGCGGAGTACCAGAAGCAAGTTGATGAAATGTACTTGTTCGGCTACCGCTGctgtatgaagaaacatggcatCAAACGGGACGTTCCTTCAATTCCTCCGGGTGAATTGGAGAAACTGCACAGCAAACCTGCTCAATGA
- the LOC117915313 gene encoding keratin, type I cytoskeletal 9-like: MDSASISANVNNIPVLNGTNFKKWKKHVIIVLGCMDLDYALREDRLVDLTSANTAKQRDTMEKWELSNRMSLMIMKHSILEAIRGAIPKESRAKTFLDQIANRFAANEKVETSTILNKLVSMRYKGKENIKEYIMEMSNLVARLKALKLELSENILVYLDRRMSTTITHGREGIVVRSGDGDDGSKESGRGGEGGGYRDREGGVSGGEGGCGSGDNCGGRGRGGGGGGGNCEGRGGGGGSDGTIGDHGFGSGDYVSRDIIW, encoded by the exons ATGGATTCAG CTTCTATATCTGCTAATGTTAACAACATTCCTGTGCTTAATGgcacaaacttcaagaaatggaaaaaacacGTTATAATTGTGCTCGGGTGCATGGATTTGGACTATGCATTAAGAGAGGATCGCCTTGTAGATCTTACTAGTGCCAACACTGCTAAGCAAAGGGAtactatggaaaaatgggagctATCCAATCGCATGAGTTTAATGATAATGAAGCACTCAATTCTAGAAGCTATAAGGGGTGCAATACCTAAGGAGTCTCGAGCCAAGACATTCTTGGACCAGATAGCAAACCGATTCGCTGCAAATGAAAAGGTCGAGACAAGCACTATTCTTAATAAGCTTGTCTCCATGCGATacaaagggaaagagaatataaaGGAGTACATAATGGAAATGTCCAATCTTGTGGCTAgactcaaggcactaaagttagagttatCAGAAAACATACTTGTGTACTTG GACAGGAGAATGTCAACTACAATTACACATGGACGAGAAGGAATAGTTGTTAGGAGTGGTGATGGCGACGATGGTAGCAAGGAAAGTGGTAGGGGTGGAGAAGGTGGTGGGTACAGGGACAGGGAAGGTGGTGTGAGTGGGGGTGAAGGAGGTTGTGGTAGTGGCGACAATTGTGGGGGTAGGGGTAGGGGTGGGGGTGGTGGTGGCGGCAATTGTGAGGGtaggggtggtggtggtggcagCGACGGCACCATTGGTGATCATGGTTTCGGAAGTGGTGACTATGTCAGTCGCGATATAATATGGTAA